One Setaria italica strain Yugu1 chromosome II, Setaria_italica_v2.0, whole genome shotgun sequence DNA segment encodes these proteins:
- the LOC101784104 gene encoding protein RCC2 isoform X4, which yields MSVREPEKDAAAAAAEVDEKAEAEAEAKGSGSVWELLYCGRTSFNTKGREHGTQGNLVSPTRLRPLVGVDIRFVASGCTACHCAALDGNGRCYTWGHNEKGQLGHGDTLLRALPTVVSELSKLKIIKASVGRNHTVVVTDDNKSFSFGHNGHGQLGLGLIEKEIESSPLPCAVVGATDSVCGADFTVWLSSVKDSSILTAGLNQYGQLGQDADIQLTHYPKPRAIDASFKNTVVKVACGTNHTVAIDNKGFVYTWGFGGSGRLGHGAQNDEWKPRQLLFFEKHMVLRPNAIVSAGSASSACTSGGELYTWGKSMDTDDYSIHPKSVPDLSGWNIRCMASGDMHHIVGTDDTCISWGIGLNGQLGYGPNGPKSSSNPKKVDSLQGMPIRCVGCGNGLSLIVVDKAKFGRRLDQLETYNGDTLTEVQEQETEMASEEDHRGKAGGDLSIPELKPSRRGRGRPKKTESPASGAGSSGGGKRGKRGRP from the exons ATGTCGGTCAGGGAGCCCGAGAAGGacgctgcggccgccgccgccgaggtcgacgagaaggcggaggcggaggcggaggcgaagggCAGCGGCTCCGTCTGGGAGCTGCTATACTGCGGCAGGACGAGCTTCAACACTAAGGGACGAGAGCACGGGACACAAGGTAACCTTGTGTCGCCGACGCGGTTGAGGCCACTCGTGGGCGTCGACATCCGGTTCGTCGCCTCTGGCTGCA CTGCCTGCCACTGTGCTGCTTTGGATGGTAATGGCCGTTGTTACACATGGGGTCACAATGAG AAGGGGCAGCTAGGGCATGGGGACACTCTTCTGCGTGCCCTGCCCACTGTTGTTTCCGAACTTTCAAA ACTCAAAATCATTAAAGCAAGTGTTGGAAGGAACCATACGGTGGTTGTAACTGATGACAACAAGTCGTTCTCTTTCGGCCACAATGGGCATGGACAGTTAGGGTTAGGCTTGATAGAAAAAG AAATTGAGTCATCTCCTTTGCCCTGTGCGGTTGTTGGAGCAACAGATTCTGTCTGTGGAGCTGATTTTACGGTCTGGTTGTCATCAGTGAAAGACTCTTCTATACT TACAGCAGGTCTTAACCAATATGGCCAACTGGGGCAAGATGCAGACATTCAG CTGACACACTATCCCAAGCCAAGAGCAATAGATGCGTCATTTAAAAATACTGTGGTCAAAGTTGCATGCGGAACTAATCATACag TTGCAATTGACAACAAAGGCTTTGTTTACAC ATGGGGTTTTGGTGGATCTGGAAG GTTGGGTCATGGGGCACAGAATGATGAATGGAAACCTCGCCAATTATTATTCTTTGAAAAACACATGGTTTTGCGTCCTAATGCTATTGTCTCTGCTGGTTCTGCAAGTTCAGCATGCACATCTG GTGGTGAACTGTACACGTGGGGAAAGTCGATGGATACAGATGATTATAGCATTCATCCTAAGTCTGTTCCGGATTTGAG TGGTTGGAACATTCGCTGCATGGCTTCTGGTGACATGCACCACATTGTTGGTACAGATGATACCTGCATAAGCTGGGGTATCGGCCTAAATGGACAACTTGGTTATGGGCCTAATGGGCCGAA GTCATCTTCGAATCCCAAAAAGGTTGACAGTCTTCAAGGAATGCCCATTAGATG TGTCGGATGTGGCAATGGTCTGTCACTAATTGTTGTTGACAAAGCAAAATTTGGTCGTCGACTTGATCAG CTGGAGACTTATAATGGTGATACCCTCACTGAAG TGCAGGAGCAAGAAACTGAGATGGCATCTGAAGAGGATCATCGAGGGAAAGCCGGGGGAGATTTGTCAATTCCTGAGCTGAAGCCATCTAGAAGGGGCAGAGGCCGCCCTAAGAAAACTGAGAGCCCTGCCTCAGGAGCTGGAAGCTCAGGTGGTGGAAAGAGAGGAAAACGAGGAAGACCATGA
- the LOC101784104 gene encoding protein RCC2 isoform X2 produces MSVREPEKDAAAAAAEVDEKAEAEAEAKGSGSVWELLYCGRTSFNTKGREHGTQGNLVSPTRLRPLVGVDIRFVASGCSWGMEQSCMEFRSILTWLQGMEAFTAACHCAALDGNGRCYTWGHNEKGQLGHGDTLLRALPTVVSELSKLKIIKASVGRNHTVVVTDDNKSFSFGHNGHGQLGLGLIEKEIESSPLPCAVVGATDSVCGADFTVWLSSVKDSSILTAGLNQYGQLGQDADIQPRAIDASFKNTVVKVACGTNHTVAIDNKGFVYTWGFGGSGRLGHGAQNDEWKPRQLLFFEKHMVLRPNAIVSAGSASSACTSGGELYTWGKSMDTDDYSIHPKSVPDLSGWNIRCMASGDMHHIVGTDDTCISWGIGLNGQLGYGPNGPKSSSNPKKVDSLQGMPIRCVGCGNGLSLIVVDKAKFGRRLDQLETYNGDTLTEVQEQETEMASEEDHRGKAGGDLSIPELKPSRRGRGRPKKTESPASGAGSSGGGKRGKRGRP; encoded by the exons ATGTCGGTCAGGGAGCCCGAGAAGGacgctgcggccgccgccgccgaggtcgacgagaaggcggaggcggaggcggaggcgaagggCAGCGGCTCCGTCTGGGAGCTGCTATACTGCGGCAGGACGAGCTTCAACACTAAGGGACGAGAGCACGGGACACAAGGTAACCTTGTGTCGCCGACGCGGTTGAGGCCACTCGTGGGCGTCGACATCCGGTTCGTCGCCTCTGGCTGCA GTTGGGGGATGGAGCAGAGCTGCATGGAGTTCAGGAGTATTTTGACTTGGCTGCAGGGGATGGAAGCCTTCACAG CTGCCTGCCACTGTGCTGCTTTGGATGGTAATGGCCGTTGTTACACATGGGGTCACAATGAG AAGGGGCAGCTAGGGCATGGGGACACTCTTCTGCGTGCCCTGCCCACTGTTGTTTCCGAACTTTCAAA ACTCAAAATCATTAAAGCAAGTGTTGGAAGGAACCATACGGTGGTTGTAACTGATGACAACAAGTCGTTCTCTTTCGGCCACAATGGGCATGGACAGTTAGGGTTAGGCTTGATAGAAAAAG AAATTGAGTCATCTCCTTTGCCCTGTGCGGTTGTTGGAGCAACAGATTCTGTCTGTGGAGCTGATTTTACGGTCTGGTTGTCATCAGTGAAAGACTCTTCTATACT TACAGCAGGTCTTAACCAATATGGCCAACTGGGGCAAGATGCAGACATTCAG CCAAGAGCAATAGATGCGTCATTTAAAAATACTGTGGTCAAAGTTGCATGCGGAACTAATCATACag TTGCAATTGACAACAAAGGCTTTGTTTACAC ATGGGGTTTTGGTGGATCTGGAAG GTTGGGTCATGGGGCACAGAATGATGAATGGAAACCTCGCCAATTATTATTCTTTGAAAAACACATGGTTTTGCGTCCTAATGCTATTGTCTCTGCTGGTTCTGCAAGTTCAGCATGCACATCTG GTGGTGAACTGTACACGTGGGGAAAGTCGATGGATACAGATGATTATAGCATTCATCCTAAGTCTGTTCCGGATTTGAG TGGTTGGAACATTCGCTGCATGGCTTCTGGTGACATGCACCACATTGTTGGTACAGATGATACCTGCATAAGCTGGGGTATCGGCCTAAATGGACAACTTGGTTATGGGCCTAATGGGCCGAA GTCATCTTCGAATCCCAAAAAGGTTGACAGTCTTCAAGGAATGCCCATTAGATG TGTCGGATGTGGCAATGGTCTGTCACTAATTGTTGTTGACAAAGCAAAATTTGGTCGTCGACTTGATCAG CTGGAGACTTATAATGGTGATACCCTCACTGAAG TGCAGGAGCAAGAAACTGAGATGGCATCTGAAGAGGATCATCGAGGGAAAGCCGGGGGAGATTTGTCAATTCCTGAGCTGAAGCCATCTAGAAGGGGCAGAGGCCGCCCTAAGAAAACTGAGAGCCCTGCCTCAGGAGCTGGAAGCTCAGGTGGTGGAAAGAGAGGAAAACGAGGAAGACCATGA
- the LOC101784104 gene encoding protein RCC2 isoform X5 — protein sequence MSVREPEKDAAAAAAEVDEKAEAEAEAKGSGSVWELLYCGRTSFNTKGREHGTQGNLVSPTRLRPLVGVDIRFVASGCSWGMEQSCMEFRSILTWLQGMEAFTAACHCAALDGNGRCYTWGHNEKGQLGHGDTLLRALPTVVSELSKLKIIKASVGRNHTVVVTDDNKSFSFGHNGHGQLGLGLIEKEIESSPLPCAVVGATDSVCGADFTVWLSSVKDSSILTAGLNQYGQLGQDADIQLTHYPKPRAIDASFKNTVVKVACGTNHTVAIDNKGFVYTWGFGGSGRLGHGAQNDEWKPRQLLFFEKHMVLRPNAIVSAGSASSACTSGGELYTWGKSMDTDDYSIHPKSVPDLSGWNIRCMASGDMHHIVGTDDTCISWGIGLNGQLGYGPNGPKSSSNPKKVDSLQGMPIRCWRLIMVIPSLKEQETEMASEEDHRGKAGGDLSIPELKPSRRGRGRPKKTESPASGAGSSGGGKRGKRGRP from the exons ATGTCGGTCAGGGAGCCCGAGAAGGacgctgcggccgccgccgccgaggtcgacgagaaggcggaggcggaggcggaggcgaagggCAGCGGCTCCGTCTGGGAGCTGCTATACTGCGGCAGGACGAGCTTCAACACTAAGGGACGAGAGCACGGGACACAAGGTAACCTTGTGTCGCCGACGCGGTTGAGGCCACTCGTGGGCGTCGACATCCGGTTCGTCGCCTCTGGCTGCA GTTGGGGGATGGAGCAGAGCTGCATGGAGTTCAGGAGTATTTTGACTTGGCTGCAGGGGATGGAAGCCTTCACAG CTGCCTGCCACTGTGCTGCTTTGGATGGTAATGGCCGTTGTTACACATGGGGTCACAATGAG AAGGGGCAGCTAGGGCATGGGGACACTCTTCTGCGTGCCCTGCCCACTGTTGTTTCCGAACTTTCAAA ACTCAAAATCATTAAAGCAAGTGTTGGAAGGAACCATACGGTGGTTGTAACTGATGACAACAAGTCGTTCTCTTTCGGCCACAATGGGCATGGACAGTTAGGGTTAGGCTTGATAGAAAAAG AAATTGAGTCATCTCCTTTGCCCTGTGCGGTTGTTGGAGCAACAGATTCTGTCTGTGGAGCTGATTTTACGGTCTGGTTGTCATCAGTGAAAGACTCTTCTATACT TACAGCAGGTCTTAACCAATATGGCCAACTGGGGCAAGATGCAGACATTCAG CTGACACACTATCCCAAGCCAAGAGCAATAGATGCGTCATTTAAAAATACTGTGGTCAAAGTTGCATGCGGAACTAATCATACag TTGCAATTGACAACAAAGGCTTTGTTTACAC ATGGGGTTTTGGTGGATCTGGAAG GTTGGGTCATGGGGCACAGAATGATGAATGGAAACCTCGCCAATTATTATTCTTTGAAAAACACATGGTTTTGCGTCCTAATGCTATTGTCTCTGCTGGTTCTGCAAGTTCAGCATGCACATCTG GTGGTGAACTGTACACGTGGGGAAAGTCGATGGATACAGATGATTATAGCATTCATCCTAAGTCTGTTCCGGATTTGAG TGGTTGGAACATTCGCTGCATGGCTTCTGGTGACATGCACCACATTGTTGGTACAGATGATACCTGCATAAGCTGGGGTATCGGCCTAAATGGACAACTTGGTTATGGGCCTAATGGGCCGAA GTCATCTTCGAATCCCAAAAAGGTTGACAGTCTTCAAGGAATGCCCATTAGATG CTGGAGACTTATAATGGTGATACCCTCACTGAAG GAGCAAGAAACTGAGATGGCATCTGAAGAGGATCATCGAGGGAAAGCCGGGGGAGATTTGTCAATTCCTGAGCTGAAGCCATCTAGAAGGGGCAGAGGCCGCCCTAAGAAAACTGAGAGCCCTGCCTCAGGAGCTGGAAGCTCAGGTGGTGGAAAGAGAGGAAAACGAGGAAGACCATGA
- the LOC101784104 gene encoding protein RCC2 isoform X1: protein MSVREPEKDAAAAAAEVDEKAEAEAEAKGSGSVWELLYCGRTSFNTKGREHGTQGNLVSPTRLRPLVGVDIRFVASGCSWGMEQSCMEFRSILTWLQGMEAFTAACHCAALDGNGRCYTWGHNEKGQLGHGDTLLRALPTVVSELSKLKIIKASVGRNHTVVVTDDNKSFSFGHNGHGQLGLGLIEKEIESSPLPCAVVGATDSVCGADFTVWLSSVKDSSILTAGLNQYGQLGQDADIQLTHYPKPRAIDASFKNTVVKVACGTNHTVAIDNKGFVYTWGFGGSGRLGHGAQNDEWKPRQLLFFEKHMVLRPNAIVSAGSASSACTSGGELYTWGKSMDTDDYSIHPKSVPDLSGWNIRCMASGDMHHIVGTDDTCISWGIGLNGQLGYGPNGPKSSSNPKKVDSLQGMPIRCVGCGNGLSLIVVDKAKFGRRLDQLETYNGDTLTEVQEQETEMASEEDHRGKAGGDLSIPELKPSRRGRGRPKKTESPASGAGSSGGGKRGKRGRP from the exons ATGTCGGTCAGGGAGCCCGAGAAGGacgctgcggccgccgccgccgaggtcgacgagaaggcggaggcggaggcggaggcgaagggCAGCGGCTCCGTCTGGGAGCTGCTATACTGCGGCAGGACGAGCTTCAACACTAAGGGACGAGAGCACGGGACACAAGGTAACCTTGTGTCGCCGACGCGGTTGAGGCCACTCGTGGGCGTCGACATCCGGTTCGTCGCCTCTGGCTGCA GTTGGGGGATGGAGCAGAGCTGCATGGAGTTCAGGAGTATTTTGACTTGGCTGCAGGGGATGGAAGCCTTCACAG CTGCCTGCCACTGTGCTGCTTTGGATGGTAATGGCCGTTGTTACACATGGGGTCACAATGAG AAGGGGCAGCTAGGGCATGGGGACACTCTTCTGCGTGCCCTGCCCACTGTTGTTTCCGAACTTTCAAA ACTCAAAATCATTAAAGCAAGTGTTGGAAGGAACCATACGGTGGTTGTAACTGATGACAACAAGTCGTTCTCTTTCGGCCACAATGGGCATGGACAGTTAGGGTTAGGCTTGATAGAAAAAG AAATTGAGTCATCTCCTTTGCCCTGTGCGGTTGTTGGAGCAACAGATTCTGTCTGTGGAGCTGATTTTACGGTCTGGTTGTCATCAGTGAAAGACTCTTCTATACT TACAGCAGGTCTTAACCAATATGGCCAACTGGGGCAAGATGCAGACATTCAG CTGACACACTATCCCAAGCCAAGAGCAATAGATGCGTCATTTAAAAATACTGTGGTCAAAGTTGCATGCGGAACTAATCATACag TTGCAATTGACAACAAAGGCTTTGTTTACAC ATGGGGTTTTGGTGGATCTGGAAG GTTGGGTCATGGGGCACAGAATGATGAATGGAAACCTCGCCAATTATTATTCTTTGAAAAACACATGGTTTTGCGTCCTAATGCTATTGTCTCTGCTGGTTCTGCAAGTTCAGCATGCACATCTG GTGGTGAACTGTACACGTGGGGAAAGTCGATGGATACAGATGATTATAGCATTCATCCTAAGTCTGTTCCGGATTTGAG TGGTTGGAACATTCGCTGCATGGCTTCTGGTGACATGCACCACATTGTTGGTACAGATGATACCTGCATAAGCTGGGGTATCGGCCTAAATGGACAACTTGGTTATGGGCCTAATGGGCCGAA GTCATCTTCGAATCCCAAAAAGGTTGACAGTCTTCAAGGAATGCCCATTAGATG TGTCGGATGTGGCAATGGTCTGTCACTAATTGTTGTTGACAAAGCAAAATTTGGTCGTCGACTTGATCAG CTGGAGACTTATAATGGTGATACCCTCACTGAAG TGCAGGAGCAAGAAACTGAGATGGCATCTGAAGAGGATCATCGAGGGAAAGCCGGGGGAGATTTGTCAATTCCTGAGCTGAAGCCATCTAGAAGGGGCAGAGGCCGCCCTAAGAAAACTGAGAGCCCTGCCTCAGGAGCTGGAAGCTCAGGTGGTGGAAAGAGAGGAAAACGAGGAAGACCATGA
- the LOC101784104 gene encoding protein RCC2 isoform X3 translates to MSVREPEKDAAAAAAEVDEKAEAEAEAKGSGSVWELLYCGRTSFNTKGREHGTQGNLVSPTRLRPLVGVDIRFVASGCSWGMEQSCMEFRSILTWLQGMEAFTAACHCAALDGNGRCYTWGHNEKGQLGHGDTLLRALPTVVSELSKLKIIKASVGRNHTVVVTDDNKSFSFGHNGHGQLGLGLIEKEIESSPLPCAVVGATDSVCGADFTVWLSSVKDSSILTAGLNQYGQLGQDADIQLTHYPKPRAIDASFKNTVVKVACGTNHTVAIDNKGFVYTWGFGGSGRLGHGAQNDEWKPRQLLFFEKHMVLRPNAIVSAGSASSACTSGGELYTWGKSMDTDDYSIHPKSVPDLSGWNIRCMASGDMHHIVGTDDTCISWGIGLNGQLGYGPNGPKSSSNPKKVDSLQGMPIRCVGCGNGLSLIVVDKAKFGRRLDQEQETEMASEEDHRGKAGGDLSIPELKPSRRGRGRPKKTESPASGAGSSGGGKRGKRGRP, encoded by the exons ATGTCGGTCAGGGAGCCCGAGAAGGacgctgcggccgccgccgccgaggtcgacgagaaggcggaggcggaggcggaggcgaagggCAGCGGCTCCGTCTGGGAGCTGCTATACTGCGGCAGGACGAGCTTCAACACTAAGGGACGAGAGCACGGGACACAAGGTAACCTTGTGTCGCCGACGCGGTTGAGGCCACTCGTGGGCGTCGACATCCGGTTCGTCGCCTCTGGCTGCA GTTGGGGGATGGAGCAGAGCTGCATGGAGTTCAGGAGTATTTTGACTTGGCTGCAGGGGATGGAAGCCTTCACAG CTGCCTGCCACTGTGCTGCTTTGGATGGTAATGGCCGTTGTTACACATGGGGTCACAATGAG AAGGGGCAGCTAGGGCATGGGGACACTCTTCTGCGTGCCCTGCCCACTGTTGTTTCCGAACTTTCAAA ACTCAAAATCATTAAAGCAAGTGTTGGAAGGAACCATACGGTGGTTGTAACTGATGACAACAAGTCGTTCTCTTTCGGCCACAATGGGCATGGACAGTTAGGGTTAGGCTTGATAGAAAAAG AAATTGAGTCATCTCCTTTGCCCTGTGCGGTTGTTGGAGCAACAGATTCTGTCTGTGGAGCTGATTTTACGGTCTGGTTGTCATCAGTGAAAGACTCTTCTATACT TACAGCAGGTCTTAACCAATATGGCCAACTGGGGCAAGATGCAGACATTCAG CTGACACACTATCCCAAGCCAAGAGCAATAGATGCGTCATTTAAAAATACTGTGGTCAAAGTTGCATGCGGAACTAATCATACag TTGCAATTGACAACAAAGGCTTTGTTTACAC ATGGGGTTTTGGTGGATCTGGAAG GTTGGGTCATGGGGCACAGAATGATGAATGGAAACCTCGCCAATTATTATTCTTTGAAAAACACATGGTTTTGCGTCCTAATGCTATTGTCTCTGCTGGTTCTGCAAGTTCAGCATGCACATCTG GTGGTGAACTGTACACGTGGGGAAAGTCGATGGATACAGATGATTATAGCATTCATCCTAAGTCTGTTCCGGATTTGAG TGGTTGGAACATTCGCTGCATGGCTTCTGGTGACATGCACCACATTGTTGGTACAGATGATACCTGCATAAGCTGGGGTATCGGCCTAAATGGACAACTTGGTTATGGGCCTAATGGGCCGAA GTCATCTTCGAATCCCAAAAAGGTTGACAGTCTTCAAGGAATGCCCATTAGATG TGTCGGATGTGGCAATGGTCTGTCACTAATTGTTGTTGACAAAGCAAAATTTGGTCGTCGACTTGATCAG GAGCAAGAAACTGAGATGGCATCTGAAGAGGATCATCGAGGGAAAGCCGGGGGAGATTTGTCAATTCCTGAGCTGAAGCCATCTAGAAGGGGCAGAGGCCGCCCTAAGAAAACTGAGAGCCCTGCCTCAGGAGCTGGAAGCTCAGGTGGTGGAAAGAGAGGAAAACGAGGAAGACCATGA
- the LOC101784104 gene encoding protein RCC2 isoform X10: MSVREPEKDAAAAAAEVDEKAEAEAEAKGSGSVWELLYCGRTSFNTKGREHGTQGNLVSPTRLRPLVGVDIRFVASGCSWGMEQSCMEFRSILTWLQGMEAFTAACHCAALDGNGRCYTWGHNEKGQLGHGDTLLRALPTVVSELSKLKIIKASVGRNHTVVVTDDNKSFSFGHNGHGQLGLGLIEKEIESSPLPCAVVGATDSVCGADFTVWLSSVKDSSILTAGLNQYGQLGQDADIQLTHYPKPRAIDASFKNTVVKVACGTNHTVAIDNKGFVYTWGFGGSGRLGHGAQNDEWKPRQLLFFEKHMVLRPNAIVSAGSASSACTSGGELYTWGKSMDTDDYSIHPKSVPDLSGWNIRCMASGDMHHIVGTDDTCISWGIGLNGQLGYGPNGPKSSSNPKKVDSLQGMPIRWSKKLRWHLKRIIEGKPGEICQFLS; the protein is encoded by the exons ATGTCGGTCAGGGAGCCCGAGAAGGacgctgcggccgccgccgccgaggtcgacgagaaggcggaggcggaggcggaggcgaagggCAGCGGCTCCGTCTGGGAGCTGCTATACTGCGGCAGGACGAGCTTCAACACTAAGGGACGAGAGCACGGGACACAAGGTAACCTTGTGTCGCCGACGCGGTTGAGGCCACTCGTGGGCGTCGACATCCGGTTCGTCGCCTCTGGCTGCA GTTGGGGGATGGAGCAGAGCTGCATGGAGTTCAGGAGTATTTTGACTTGGCTGCAGGGGATGGAAGCCTTCACAG CTGCCTGCCACTGTGCTGCTTTGGATGGTAATGGCCGTTGTTACACATGGGGTCACAATGAG AAGGGGCAGCTAGGGCATGGGGACACTCTTCTGCGTGCCCTGCCCACTGTTGTTTCCGAACTTTCAAA ACTCAAAATCATTAAAGCAAGTGTTGGAAGGAACCATACGGTGGTTGTAACTGATGACAACAAGTCGTTCTCTTTCGGCCACAATGGGCATGGACAGTTAGGGTTAGGCTTGATAGAAAAAG AAATTGAGTCATCTCCTTTGCCCTGTGCGGTTGTTGGAGCAACAGATTCTGTCTGTGGAGCTGATTTTACGGTCTGGTTGTCATCAGTGAAAGACTCTTCTATACT TACAGCAGGTCTTAACCAATATGGCCAACTGGGGCAAGATGCAGACATTCAG CTGACACACTATCCCAAGCCAAGAGCAATAGATGCGTCATTTAAAAATACTGTGGTCAAAGTTGCATGCGGAACTAATCATACag TTGCAATTGACAACAAAGGCTTTGTTTACAC ATGGGGTTTTGGTGGATCTGGAAG GTTGGGTCATGGGGCACAGAATGATGAATGGAAACCTCGCCAATTATTATTCTTTGAAAAACACATGGTTTTGCGTCCTAATGCTATTGTCTCTGCTGGTTCTGCAAGTTCAGCATGCACATCTG GTGGTGAACTGTACACGTGGGGAAAGTCGATGGATACAGATGATTATAGCATTCATCCTAAGTCTGTTCCGGATTTGAG TGGTTGGAACATTCGCTGCATGGCTTCTGGTGACATGCACCACATTGTTGGTACAGATGATACCTGCATAAGCTGGGGTATCGGCCTAAATGGACAACTTGGTTATGGGCCTAATGGGCCGAA GTCATCTTCGAATCCCAAAAAGGTTGACAGTCTTCAAGGAATGCCCATTAGATG GAGCAAGAAACTGAGATGGCATCTGAAGAGGATCATCGAGGGAAAGCCGGGGGAGATTTGTCAATTCCTGAGCTGA
- the LOC101784104 gene encoding protein RCC2 isoform X9, whose translation MSVREPEKDAAAAAAEVDEKAEAEAEAKGSGSVWELLYCGRTSFNTKGREHGTQGNLVSPTRLRPLVGVDIRFVASGCSWGMEQSCMEFRSILTWLQGMEAFTAACHCAALDGNGRCYTWGHNEKGQLGHGDTLLRALPTVVSELSKLKIIKASVGRNHTVVVTDDNKSFSFGHNGHGQLGLGLIEKEIESSPLPCAVVGATDSVCGADFTVWLSSVKDSSILTAGLNQYGQLGQDADIQLTHYPKPRAIDASFKNTVVKVACGTNHTVAIDNKGFVYTWGFGGSGRLGHGAQNDEWKPRQLLFFEKHMVLRPNAIVSAGSASSACTSGGELYTWGKSMDTDDYSIHPKSVPDLSGWNIRCMASGDMHHIVGTDDTCISWGIGLNGQLGYGPNGPKSSSNPKKVDSLQGMPIRCWRLIMVIPSLKCRSKKLRWHLKRIIEGKPGEICQFLS comes from the exons ATGTCGGTCAGGGAGCCCGAGAAGGacgctgcggccgccgccgccgaggtcgacgagaaggcggaggcggaggcggaggcgaagggCAGCGGCTCCGTCTGGGAGCTGCTATACTGCGGCAGGACGAGCTTCAACACTAAGGGACGAGAGCACGGGACACAAGGTAACCTTGTGTCGCCGACGCGGTTGAGGCCACTCGTGGGCGTCGACATCCGGTTCGTCGCCTCTGGCTGCA GTTGGGGGATGGAGCAGAGCTGCATGGAGTTCAGGAGTATTTTGACTTGGCTGCAGGGGATGGAAGCCTTCACAG CTGCCTGCCACTGTGCTGCTTTGGATGGTAATGGCCGTTGTTACACATGGGGTCACAATGAG AAGGGGCAGCTAGGGCATGGGGACACTCTTCTGCGTGCCCTGCCCACTGTTGTTTCCGAACTTTCAAA ACTCAAAATCATTAAAGCAAGTGTTGGAAGGAACCATACGGTGGTTGTAACTGATGACAACAAGTCGTTCTCTTTCGGCCACAATGGGCATGGACAGTTAGGGTTAGGCTTGATAGAAAAAG AAATTGAGTCATCTCCTTTGCCCTGTGCGGTTGTTGGAGCAACAGATTCTGTCTGTGGAGCTGATTTTACGGTCTGGTTGTCATCAGTGAAAGACTCTTCTATACT TACAGCAGGTCTTAACCAATATGGCCAACTGGGGCAAGATGCAGACATTCAG CTGACACACTATCCCAAGCCAAGAGCAATAGATGCGTCATTTAAAAATACTGTGGTCAAAGTTGCATGCGGAACTAATCATACag TTGCAATTGACAACAAAGGCTTTGTTTACAC ATGGGGTTTTGGTGGATCTGGAAG GTTGGGTCATGGGGCACAGAATGATGAATGGAAACCTCGCCAATTATTATTCTTTGAAAAACACATGGTTTTGCGTCCTAATGCTATTGTCTCTGCTGGTTCTGCAAGTTCAGCATGCACATCTG GTGGTGAACTGTACACGTGGGGAAAGTCGATGGATACAGATGATTATAGCATTCATCCTAAGTCTGTTCCGGATTTGAG TGGTTGGAACATTCGCTGCATGGCTTCTGGTGACATGCACCACATTGTTGGTACAGATGATACCTGCATAAGCTGGGGTATCGGCCTAAATGGACAACTTGGTTATGGGCCTAATGGGCCGAA GTCATCTTCGAATCCCAAAAAGGTTGACAGTCTTCAAGGAATGCCCATTAGATG CTGGAGACTTATAATGGTGATACCCTCACTGAAG TGCAGGAGCAAGAAACTGAGATGGCATCTGAAGAGGATCATCGAGGGAAAGCCGGGGGAGATTTGTCAATTCCTGAGCTGA